One Glycine soja cultivar W05 chromosome 7, ASM419377v2, whole genome shotgun sequence genomic window, ATGTGTGTTAATATAGtccatcttttttaaaaaaatatttaaattaataaattgtgaTTTCAATTTATTAGAATACTATTAAAGATataacttattaatattttttaaaatgagttaGGATATATATTAGCAAACTTCACATGTTTTTGTATAacaaggaaaatatttttatataaatgaaaaaatataaataatggtTTTTGAAgtagttatataattttaaaataaaatttcttcatCCAAAGACAAGTCTAGAGAAGGGCAAACGGGtctattctttttaaatttttatatggactctttttttcataaaaattaatataatgttaTAATCTATCAATACAATTgagtatataaaaaattaatataatgttaTAACTTTCTAGTCCAAATTTGAGTGTATAAACAAGGCACCACAAGTATAAATGCTAACTCTTTATACACTTTTCTCCCTCTGATACTAACTTAAGCATCAGAATGTTTGCAGATACACCACCTGACGCCGTGCTTCGTCGTCTGAAGTCATCTCAGCCATGACAATTATGAATCTACAATTCTTCCACCGAATAACAATATATtacatttaatttgttaaagGTTTTGTTTAAGGAAGTAGTAGcttaattaagtattattaaataagtgtttgtcatataaatatttatttgtaagaTATTTCTATAATTGAAGAAAATAGGttaaattgtttaaatataatttgaaaactatatattttgattatctaTCTTAAAGAGCCTATTGAAATAATGAAGTTGAATTATGAATAGATACTaaagttatatattttcataagtTCTTCCAAATACCTATACAGATGTTTTATTtcataagataaatattaataaattgtatataaactcttccaatgcattaaaaaaatagctttaattaaattattttcttaacttgttctaatatatatataacacaaattGTTTGTTGAAAGACGATCAATATTACAGTTAAGTaaaacattaataattattatctatAATGCTAAAAAAGAGTCATTTCATacacttatatataatatataaacatatattgGGGTAAGACTAGTTATGAGAGATTTAGGTCATTTGCAGGAGAtcttatattcaaatttcatttatgTCATTGTACACCAGTAACGTGAGAAAAAAATGGAGgcaagttaaaattataatatataaattaaatataacaattttgataatattatttttatacaaaatttcaaacatttaatgataacatttaaatattacttacttttttaattaattgcattttataatatcatagtatttttctactttattaaaaaaatccgtcttatttttttacgacttttatattgaataaaaaatttaaaattatctataaatttgtgaaaaaaattgtaagaagCATCAAACTTATCCATGTTCTTCCACGTGGAGCAAATCTCTTCCTCACTTGGTTAAGTTAAGAACTCGAGAAGAAACTTAAAACTGGATGGAACAAAtatgtaagaaagaaatgacccTTAATTAATTAGTGGAACCCACATACTTTCTTTTCTCCGGgcaaatttaattcaattaccTAACAATCATAGTTTTtcctaaatttaatattaaacagTCTATGTGTCACATaagaaaatagaattaatacatCATGGTGCAACGTTTGACAGGAGAAGTTGTTTTCCCGCAGCATGTATTGGGCCACTCTGATTGAATTTAATTTCGTGTTATATGCATGCTTTACCACAAGATGTTCATAAAAGTCTACGCAGAATGACAGAAAggcaaaggaaaaggaaatgtACGTGAGAGACTAACAACTCGtggaagattattttttttaaaaaaaagaccaTTATAGTACTTAAAAGCGTATAATAGTGGTGTAacgttagtttttaaaattaagaaaattaaatattaaataagtctATGAAACTAGAATTCATCAATCATGTTAttctgaattttaaaaaaaaaaatatgtatgactttaagaaaacaaaataacattaaatggtTAAGTTTGAAGATGCagatgaaataattaaaaaaatttaaagatctatttagaatttctttaatattggGGACTTAtctaaaatttgtttgattttgagaattaatatttgtttgattttaacCTTTTCGTTCATCAGGAAAAAATAATTCTGACTCATTTAAAATTGGATtggaaactaaataaaatattattaataatcattttcgtgAAGCATCAAACTCGTGGAGTatctaaataatttaatcttaattttaagatattaaacTAAATGACAGTCCATTAAAATTTTTGAATGAGAGACTcgcaaaggaaaagaaattaatCTAGAATCATTTATTGCAAACATGATCAGTACTAAACTAGTGGTTAGTGGTAGCTTGGAGGCTAAACGTAGCTTTCATGCCAGCCATAAACTGTGTTAATATGAAATCTTATCTTCCTCGTAAAGATCCACGAAAGTGCAGAGATGTCTCCTTAGATAAGTTCCCtatgagagaaagaaaaacaaaacaaaaaaacttagaTATTCGTTTTATAATTggcattaatttaaatttcctgtgttaattttttaagtttattaacaCACCAAAATTTAGAGAATAAGAAAGGAAATAAGGGgtgtaaaaaaaagagagagaaaggaaataTATATAGGTCATGCCATTCATAAGAAACGTAGGCTTAACTTGTATATCAGGTCAATTAATTCAGTAAATCATGTTCTAGGAAGAGGCCGAATTTATTCCATAGATTTTGTTCCTTTGGGGAGGAATGTGTGATgtgtcaatataaaaaaaataaatactattcgtagtattttttaatagcTTTTCCACTGTCTCCCACTGGCAAACTCGAGAATGGAATCGAGATAATTAGAAAATGGATCACTGTGTTcgttaaaattttatcaaaaaataaatttacatgtaGGTCTAAGATCGGAATTAAGTATTAACAactgcaatatatatatatatgtatgtcagACTCAGACCTTACACAAACTCATCGTACAATTAATCTATCTACATGAACTTAATTGTGGTCAACTATTTACAATCTAtctatagattttattttattttggagcaatatatataatataacaaagTAAATATTATATCTTATTGCATGAACTGTTGATTAAAGAAGTTGGCATCATAACGATTCCATATCTGCTGTAGCATTGGCGTCGCAATGAGTCCATGCATGATTCTTGGACATATGGTTGGTTAGCCCCTTAGTCTAACCGAACctcgtttattttattaattaacattaacATCATACTATAAACTATGAGGATCGTTACGTGTTAATGAAgacagaataaaaaataaatagttttgtgTACATTAATGGTTTAATTAATAACTATATGCATGGAATTGCAATTGGACACCGGCAGAAGAATATGCCAGGGAATATGCATGATAACGAAGCAGGACTCgagcattttcttcttcttggtcAACATATATATGGGGCCTAATTAACttcttaaattaattagattatgtctacaaatttatttcaattgtatatttatattaaaaaatcatttttcaatcaagttcaaattaaaaaatattttctaactcTAAAAGCAAACTGGAACATAATTTGGGCACCTAACTAAGTAAACTGGGTTAGTGAGGTTTATCTCACCGATGTGGgtgtatttttttgtaataagttTCATTTTTGGCTTATTGTTcaataatatagaaaaaaatgtgatacgataaattatttttggtaaTATTTAACccaactttttttgtttttgttttttttttccttaaacacTCTTTATGTAAAAGTTCTTaatcaaataactttttttagaaaaatcattAGAGTAAGGAATTTCGAGAAAATTGAATTAGAGGAGCTTAATTATGGGGACCTTGTGTGAACTTTTTATATTGGACCTCACTTTGAATTCTGTATACAAATATTGtatgttattttttcaattacttTACTATATacctatatttttattaattttttaggaaGCTTTCTTTTATATGACGTGGTCTGCTGGCCTTCATCTAATTGAATATTGTGCTTTCAAAGCTATTTTTAATcacttatacttttttttattaatgcttgtttgtaatgaaattattatttttaattatttaaaatactattaaataaaaatatagaataaattaaacactttatatttttaatcaatatttaaatttctttgattaatatgatatatatatatatatatatatatatatatatatatatatatttcaaaacatcactagaataaaatattttttaatttttaattatatatatttttatttttattaaaataattttatgaaaattaaattaattttactaatatatttgatttttataaatatatttttttatttgacaacATAACtactattttaaaacaaaatcataatatttaaaaaattaccaaataaattttactttaaaaggTACTTTTAAGCACACAAAAAATGTAAATTGATaaacaagttttattttttaagctcTTAGATTTAACTTAAAAGTAACTTTTAAGTAAAACAAAAGATATACTAAAAATAACCTaaacaataacttaaaatataatccaaaattacattaaaatacaTCCACACTCCTAATTAAAAGCTCATACTTATCCGAATTAACAACACATCACAACGAGTTATTAATTGCAGTTttaataatgaatatttttataaaaaaacatatatgtttACAAGTTCAATAAAATGGTTTTAATGGAAAAGTCTtttgaacataaaataattttttctaacaCACCTTGACCTTTGCTTGTTTTAGAGGAGAGAGAGGAgaaaatttaactttaaaaaacaagttttttttttatctgtgagagtttatatttctctttttatatttttccttaaccaaataaaaatttataatcatctataattttctctgttttcttttctttaatccTAAATCAGGATAATTATTAAAGACATGGAAAATGAAATCTGAAATTCTTCCTAATTTGAACTTCGAGGGAAGAACTGTGTCTCTTGTGATCCAGCCCATTTTTGTTTAAGCTTTAAACCCACTACTATAAATACCAGCCCTAACCAAaccaactctctctctctctctcacacacctTCAAATTCCCATTCCGTTCCCGCCTTTATTTGCAATCCTCGAGTTtccattttccttctcttcttctctcaCACTGAGCCATTCCTTCCTCTCAAACTCGAAACGCATGCCGTTTCCGCAGATTCCGACGACGATGACCTAGACGCCGTTTCATCTCCGAGCGGAAGCAAAAATGAAGATCAACAAAGCCTGCGATCTTAACTCCATCTCTGTCTTTCCTCCTCCTCTCGTTTATCCTAGGTCACTCTCTCTCTCATCGTTTCACTTCATTCAATCCATTGATTCTTATAGAATAAGCTCATTTGATTAGTTTGTTCCGAGCGAAGAAGCTGTAGTTGTAGATTTTCATTTCACTTCGATTAGTTTGTTTCGAGGATGATTTTTTTGCTTCATTCATTTCACTTCGTGTTTTCGAATATCATGATTTTCTTCAGAGCACGTTTTGTTTGGATCCTGCGAAATAACGAGATCTGGAACTAAGTTAAAATGATTTGTAATTTGTGTTATCTAGTGCGAACTCCGATAAACCGTAGTTCAGGCGTATTATTATGACGCGTTTCGAATTCGTGCTTCTTTTTTTAGCTATCTGTATGCAACAAATAGTGATGTAGTGCTGATGTTGACACTTTTTTCTTTATCGTTTTTGCTGTTTGAAGGAAAGCGAACAATATATCGAGTGGATTGCAAGCGTCTCACTCTCAGCATCGCTCGCAGCCATCTCAGCAGTCGCTTTCTCAGGGACTTTCGTCTCAGCACGGAGTGCTGTCGCATTTCTCCCAAAACTCTCTCGACGAGGCCGTCACGACTAACGATCAGGTTAattcttgcttcatgatgatgCACCGGTTTTCCTTGTAGCATTATTGTTCGAGTTGAAAATTAGCTTGATTATGCTTCTTTTTACTTCGGAAAAACCTAATGTCAAACAAGTAGAAATAAAGCATGATCTGCGAGAGAAATCGCTAATGATGCTGTTAATTAGTCTCTGCTGCTTAGGCTACAAGGACAGAGAGTGTAGCAATGACTTAAAACTACAGATttaggacaaaacttagatgtcATTCCTTAGGTAATATTGGTTTTGTTTTCCGATTACAATTGGAGTTTTAGCTCGGTAATTCATATAACGAAAAGGTTTGCATTCAAGATCAGCATAGGTTATCAAGCTGAAATTTCAATCTAGGTTAACAACACTAAAAAGCACTGCATGTAAGTTTGGTTGACAAATTTCATTGGAAAAACCTCCTATACCCTGCTTCCGATTATTCAAATGCATAATACTAGCAGGTTATTACCAGTAAGCTTTCCTGGTAAATAGAAAACATCTTCTTAGATGCTTCACTCAATTATGAAATGTTTTAAGTAATCCTAACACTTGTTTGTTTTTGAACATTATTTGGTATATAAGCATAACTACGAGAGCATTCAGGATTCTATTTgaatgttattatatttttacaatcCTTGTAGAGAGTTGGTTCTCAAGAACATGAGAACTCTTTGAGGAGGATTTCTAGCTTGTCCCGACCTACATATTCACGGGAAGAGAGTCAAGCACCTAACTCAAGATCTTCATCCAATCTAATGCTCAAATGGAATTCTGCAGATCATAAAAGTAAGagtatttaatgaaaatatgtttttatttttctagctTATATTTTTGGCATCCCCATTAGACATATCTAAGAGTGACCATGAGACAAAGGCAGGAAGTCAACTGAGTTAGAGTCCTTTTACGTTTGCATGTTACTTTACTGATGATAATAAGTCTATTATTTGCTCCAGCAGGTCAGTTAAGTGAAGGACTTGAACACCGAATTGGCATAATGGAAACTTCATTGAGCAGGTTCACAATGATCTTGGATTCTGTTCAAAGTGACGTAATGCAAGTAAACAAAGGAACAAAGGAAATTATTTTGGAGGGTAAGGAACTCACATTATAACTATTGACATTGACTATATTCTGAAAAAGATTCTTGGAAGTTGTATTTATACCAACCAAGACATTCTACCGAATTTTGTATGCCTTTCCTTTGATTCTCTGCTTATGTTGCATTTTCCAACAACTTTATATTCTTTGAAACACAATTCAACTGAAGGCAGGCTCATTTTTTATACTAAGAACTCTGATATCTGGCTCGATTTACTGTTTGATGCCAACTTGCTCAATCTAGACTTTTTTCAGATGGATGCATTGCACTCAtcttcaaatttataataatctGATAGTATTCTGTGGCTCGGACTATTACGTGAATTacttttatacaattttaaCTCCACGCTTCCATTCAGTGGAATGCATAAGGCAGAAGTTGATTGCTCAGGATAACTCACTTCAGTTAATGGTAATAGCCTGATTACTGTCTTGACTTGCATGATTTCACTAACATCAATGGATACCCTTATCTGAACAAATGAGACTGATAGTCTGGTTTTAAATCAGACTAAaggacaagaagaaattaaagcaATCATTGAAAGGAGCTTGAAATCTTTAGCTGAACAAATGAGCCATGTTTCAAAGAAAGAGAAGTTACAGGATGTATATTTGGCAGTTTCTGCGTTACCTCAGCTAATTGAAGCCTCTCTGCAAAATGTACAAAATGATCTCCGTAACATCACCAAGGAAATGCAGGCACGTACCATATGACAATTAATAATGCTTAAAACATGAACATGTagtaaacttttaatttttaaggttaGGTACGTATAATTTTTACAATGTAAAGATTTCTTAAAACCCTCTTATTTTTTCACCACTATAGTCACCCAGATGACTGTCAACCAATGATGCTTTGCCAATGAGTACTTGCAGGAAATTTCTTGCAATCTAAAAAGTGTCAACCAAAAGGATCTGGTGCCGACCAGTTTGTCTTCGAAGGTGCTTTATCTCTACTACTGAACTATTAACATAATTTGCTGAGTTTTTTTCTAATGGTAAATGGAAGATTAGCTTGTTCCATTGTTGGCTTGCAGAGTACTAGCAAACAGATTACCACACCGAAAATGCGTCAGCCTCTTGCTAAGTATGCTTACCTTTTAACTTCACCTACTCTACTATTACTCTATTAGTGTCTAATTAAGGAGGGAAGTTACATCCATTTGTCTACATTATTCGTCAACTtcagtaaattttatttatgaaacaaTTTTGAAGCGTTGACATAACATATATTTATCACATACTTTTCAATttgtatattaataattttatcatatactTTCACTACACGATGTGATGACAAATCTACTGTAGATtggatttaattatatatgacaTGACATAGTTTTGATCTGAAATAGTAGATTAGTGacaattatttatttcctaGCTTTCATATGGATTCATGtggattagaagaaaaaaaaatcaacattattGTTATGAAAAAGAGTGAAAGAACACCAATTGTTAGGACTTTCGGATTGAGATTTTCTCATGTGATTAAGTCCTATCaatttggtgctttcattgataGGTGAGAGAACTTCATGACTTAGATATTAAGTCAGGTAGTTTATTCTATtcaatgtgggacactctagcAATGCATGTATGTTTTCTTTCTGCCGGAGGAAACCTGGGTCTATCTATATTCATTAATCCATCAATATCACAAatgttttttcataaattaaggTTCACTTTTCCGTAATTAATGTATTTCAAAATTCTCACCTTCTGAACGGGTGAGTCATTTCTTTTGGAGGCTATTCATCATTTTTCTGGAGAATTCTGCCTTTACTTCACGACAAACACGTGATAGCAATTATTCGATTTTCTacatagttttatttataatttcggCCTTTGCTATTGGCTGACAAAATCTGGCTATATTGGAgtgatgatttattttatatatttgtttctcCCCGTTATAtcgaattattaattattaattcttctATTTACGACTGGTTATACCTGACGCTTGCAAAAGCATTTGTTATGATTATAATCATGACCAAGGTCAAGGTATTTTTCTTGACTTCAGTGAGGCGAAGGTGAGTATACAAGCCACTGTAGCTCCAGAGGTGGAAAGCGGAGGCTGGAAGccagtaaaaaaagaaagagtcaCTTTTTCAGATAGAACTTCTGAGAaggtgcagaagaaaaaagaaccACACACTCAGAag contains:
- the LOC114419349 gene encoding protein PAIR1 isoform X3 translates to MKINKACDLNSISVFPPPLVYPRKANNISSGLQASHSQHRSQPSQQSLSQGLSSQHGVLSHFSQNSLDEAVTTNDQRVGSQEHENSLRRISSLSRPTYSREESQAPNSRSSSNLMLKWNSADHKTGQLSEGLEHRIGIMETSLSRFTMILDSVQSDVMQVNKGTKEIILEVECIRQKLIAQDNSLQLMTKGQEEIKAIIERSLKSLAEQMSHVSKKEKLQDVYLAVSALPQLIEASLQNVQNDLRNITKEMQEISCNLKSVNQKDLVPTSLSSKSTSKQITTPKMRQPLANEAKVSIQATVAPEVESGGWKPVKKERVTFSDRTSEKVQKKKEPHTQKYIRGGRDCAIVIESDEEIDGGFSCLVQENAEQE
- the LOC114419349 gene encoding protein PAIR1 isoform X1, with the protein product MKINKACDLNSISVFPPPLVYPRKANNISSGLQASHSQHRSQPSQQSLSQGLSSQHGVLSHFSQNSLDEAVTTNDQRVGSQEHENSLRRISSLSRPTYSREESQAPNSRSSSNLMLKWNSADHKTGQLSEGLEHRIGIMETSLSRFTMILDSVQSDVMQVNKGTKEIILEVECIRQKLIAQDNSLQLMTKGQEEIKAIIERSLKSLAEQMSHVSKKEKLQDVYLAVSALPQLIEASLQNVQNDLRNITKEMQEISCNLKSVNQKDLVPTSLSSKSTSKQITTPKMRQPLANEAKVSIQATVAPEVESGGWKPVKKERVTFSDRTSEKVQKKKEPHTQKYIRGGRDCAIVIESDEEIDGGFSCLVQENAGVNLLGNLTKEALEETERILRKARRRKRKSIF
- the LOC114419349 gene encoding protein PAIR1 isoform X2 codes for the protein MKINKACDLNSISVFPPPLVYPRKANNISSGLQASHSQHRSQPSQQSLSQGLSSQHGVLSHFSQNSLDEAVTTNDQRVGSQEHENSLRRISSLSRPTYSREESQAPNSRSSSNLMLKWNSADHKSQLSEGLEHRIGIMETSLSRFTMILDSVQSDVMQVNKGTKEIILEVECIRQKLIAQDNSLQLMTKGQEEIKAIIERSLKSLAEQMSHVSKKEKLQDVYLAVSALPQLIEASLQNVQNDLRNITKEMQEISCNLKSVNQKDLVPTSLSSKSTSKQITTPKMRQPLANEAKVSIQATVAPEVESGGWKPVKKERVTFSDRTSEKVQKKKEPHTQKYIRGGRDCAIVIESDEEIDGGFSCLVQENAGVNLLGNLTKEALEETERILRKARRRKRKSIF